The DNA region TTATCGCGGCGACGGCGCCCACCAGCCACGGCGCGGCGTCGGTGAGGGCGGCACGCCCTATGACGCCGGCGATGCGGCGCGAGCGCGACGGATCGGGAAGGGCCCCGGGGTAGCCGCGTTCCACGTCGTCCGTCAACGACCGGCTGCGGCGGGAGACTTGGAGCAGGAACCAGGCCGTCAGCGCCAGCAGCGTCCCCAGCAGTACGGGTACGGCCGAGGACTGCCAGGTCAGCAGCGTCGGCGGGCCCTTGATCAGCCCGTTGCCCATGCCGGGTGTGCCGGGACCGTCGAGCCAGTCGCCGACGCGCTGCGTCACACCGCCGGACATCACGCCGCCCAGCGCGCACGCCAGCATCGCCACCGACGCCGAGCCCAGGCCCTTGAGCGCCGTACGGGCCGCGGGCCGCCGTCGGTGGAGGACGGTGCCCACCATGCCCATCGCCGCCACCAGCACGCCCTGCCCGACGGCGAGCACACCGAACGTCTCGTCACCTGGCAGCTCGCCGCCGTGGGAGACCCAGCCGGGGCGCGACCAGGCGGCGTGCACGACGGCCAGCAGCAGCACGCCGACGGAGACGCCTGGCAGCGCGCGCACCGTGAACTCGTCGACCACGTCGTCCGGTTCGCGCTCCTTGCGGCCCCGGCGGCACACCACGTAGAGCACCCACACCGCACACGCCACGAGCGCGATCTCGGTCGCCCAGCCCACGGCGTCGAGCACCGCGCTGCCGCCGGGCTTGCGGTCGTAGCGGGTGGTGGCGGCGGCCACGGCGGCCGCGACGGTGAGAAACCCGGCGGCGGTGTGGGCGGCACGCAGCCGTGCCACGAGCCGCTTGCCGTACCAGAAGCCCGGCAGGCACAGCGCCGGGCGATTGCGCGCCTCGCGGTCGTACTCGTCGACGGGGCGCCGCAGCGGCGGCTGTGACTCATACGCCGCCCATGTGCGGTGTGAGAGCCACCACAGCAGCAGCGTCAGCGCGGCGGGCACCACCGCGGCGAGCGCCAGCCTCCGGCCGGGCTGGCTCCACCAGCCGCCCCCGCCGGAGGGGCCCTGGGCCATGAACGACAGCCACGAGTGCTCGGCGGCGCAGCCCGCCGATCCGGCGCACTGCCAGGCCACGAGGTCCAGGGCGACCTCGCATGCGGCGGCGACCAGCAGCACCGTGAGGCTGAGCGCGACGAGACGCACCAGCACGCCGTGCAGGCGGGCCGACATCAGCCGGGGCCCGTGGTCGGCGGGACGCATCCAGTGCGCGAGGTTGGCGACCATGAACGGCAGCAGGATCAGCCACAGCGCGCGGGCGCCGTTGCCGGAGGTCAGGTTGGACCAGGAGTACGCCTCGGCGACCGGCTTGTCGGTGTAGTCCTGCGGCCGTGCCTCGGCGTCGACGTCCTCGGTGCGCCGGTAGACGGCGGCGGTGTCGTCGCCGGTGACGCGTTCGATGCGCGGATCGCCCAGCATCTCCTGCGGTGTCGTGCCGCCGACGCCGTGCACGAGGAGTTCGAGATTGAGACCTGGCGGGGGCTCAACTCCCGACTCGCCCGGGGTCGTTCGGGCGACCTCCAGCGCCTCGGCCCCGTCCGTTCCCTGCTGCCCCGCGCCGTACTCGGCCTTCTGCAATTCTCCGCTCCCCCGAAGTGTTGCGTGCTTCTGCCGCCGTTGCCGCCGTCCATCCAGCATCCTGCCCGCGGGCGGCGGGCACAGCCCGTCCACACACAAGCCACGCGAAATCGTGACGTGCGCTGCCACCCTTTACGGATGGGAGGATGAACCGACAATGAGGCGGCGACGCGCTTGCGCGGCCGGCGCAGGCCGAAGCAGTACGGGCCGAGGACGTACGGGCCGAAGCGCGCACGGCGCGGTCATACGCACGGGACGAAAGGACGGCGGCCACGGTGAACATGCCGGGCGACAACCAGAATCTGCTCGCGGAGCAGCGCCGGGCGCTCATCCTGGAGGAGCTGCGCGAACGCGGCGGTGTCCGCGTCAACGAACTGACGCGCAAGCTCCTCGTCTCCGATATGACGGTGCGCCGCGATCTCGACGTGCTGTCCCGCCGGGGCGCCCTGGAGAAGGTCCACGGCGGTGCGGTGCCCCTCGCGGACGCCAGCACTCACGAACCGGGTTTCGAGGCGAAGTCGTCGCTGGAGCGGTCCGCGAAGGAGGAGATCGCCCGTGCCGCGGCCGCGATGGCGAAGCCGGGCAGCGCCATCGCGCTGTCGGGCGGTACGACGACCTACGCGCTGGCCCAGCATCTCACCGAGGTGCCGGACCTCACGGTGGTCACCAACTCGGTGCGGGTCGCCGACGTCTTCCACGCCGCGAGCCGCCGCGCGGGCAACGGCACGCACGCCGGGACGGCGACCGTCGTCCTCACCGGCGGCGTCCGCACACCGTCGGACTCGCTGGTCGGCCCCGTCGCCGACGCGGCGATCCGCACGCTCCACTTCGACGTGCTCTTCCTCGGCGTACACGGCATATCGACGGAGGCGGGGCTCTCGACGCCCAACCTGGCGGAAGCGGAGACGAACCGGCACTTCGTCGGCTCCGCGCGGCGCGTGGTCGTCGTCGCGGACCACACCAAGTGGGGGACGGTCGGGCTCAGTTCGTTCGCGTCGCTGGAGGACGTCGGCACGCTCGTCACCGACGGCGGACTCCCGCAGGGCGCCCGCGAGCGGATCCGCGAGCACATCAGGGAGCTGGTGGTCGCGGGCGGGCCGGAGGAGGCGGCCCCCGACGGAAGGGCCGCGGACGGCGCCTAGGCCGCCGGGGCGGAGGCCGGGGCCGGACGGGAGCCCGGTCGGCCCGGTCAGCCCGTCCAGTCGCCCGTCGCGAGGAACGTGCTCAGGGTCAGGCTGTACGGCTCGATGTCCAGGCCCTGCGCGGCGAGCCAGTCGTCGGAGTAGTACTTGTCCAGATAGCGCTCGCCCGGGTCGCACAGCAGCGTGACCACGCTGCCCGTACGCCCCTGTGCGTACATCTCGGAGACGATCTTCATCGCGCTCCACAGCCCGGTCCCGGTGGAGCCGCCCGCGCGCCGCCCGGTGGCACGCTCCAGCGCCCGCACCGCGGCGACCGCGGCGGCGTCGGGGACCTTCATCATCCGGTCCACGGCCGACGGCAGGAAGCTGGGCTCCATGCGGGGGCGGCCGATGCCCTCGATGCGTGAACTGCCGTCGCTGGAGGCGTCGTTGTCGCCGCTGAGCCAGCCGTCGAAGAAACAGGAGTTCTCGGGGTCGGGCACGCATACGCGGGTGTCGTACTGCATGTAGTGCACGTAGCGGGCGATGGTCGCGGAGGTGCCGCCGGTGCCCGCGGTGGCCACGATCCACGCCGGTTCCGGGAAGCGTTCGAGCCTCATCTGCTCGTAGACGGACTCGGCGATGTTGTTGTTGCCGCGCCAGTCGGTCGCGCGCTCTGCGTAGGTGAACTGGTCCATGTAGTGGCCCCCGGACTCGGCCGCGAGTGCGGCCGAGACCTCGTACACCGTGCGCGGATCGTCGACGAGATGGCACCGGCCGCCGTGGAACTCGATGAGCCTGGTCTTCTCCCGGCTCGTCGTGCGCGGCATCACCGCGATGAAGGGCACCCCGATCAGCTTTGCGAAGTACGCCTCGCTCACGGCGGTGGAACCGGAGGACGCCTCGATGACGGGCTTGCCGGGGCGGACCCAGCCGTTGCACAGACCGTAGAGGAACAGCGAGCGGGCGAGGCGGTGCTTGAGGCTGCCCGTGGGGTGCGTGGACTCGTCCTTGAGATACAGGTCGACGCCCCACTGCTCGGGCAGCGGAAACGACAGCAGATGGGTGTCGGCGCTCCGGTTGCTATCGGCCTGCACCTTGCGTACGGCTTCCTTCAGCCACGCCCGGTATTCCGGATCGCTGCGGTCGACGTCGAGGGTGGCCGTGCCGTGCGGCGGGGCGGCAAGGGGGGTGCCGGCGACGGCGCCGCCCGGGGGCTCCTGGGCCGGTTGTCCGGTTGTGCTCACACGACCGATCATAAAAGGGCCCTCTGGTGGAGCCCGCGGGTTGCGGGCACACTTCCAAGAGGGTATGGGGCGGCCGGCCCGGGGGCACCCGGGGCCGCGAGGACTGGTGGGAGGCAATCGTGGCGGAGCCGGAGTACGACGCGGGCGGGGTCCGAATACGGCGGATGCTCCGTTCACTCACACGTGCGGGTCATGTCCTTGTGCGGGACGGGCAGTTGGTGCTGATGACCAGCTACGGCAGCGAGATCGACAGCGCTCCGGTCGACAAGGTCCGCATCAGCGGCTACGGCATGCCGGACAGCGCGCTGGCGACCCTCGGCGGTACGCGCTATGTGCTCCAGTTCGGCCTGGGCCGCCGTGCGGGCCTGCTGAACGCGGTACGCACGGCGCGTGCCAAGGCCGCCGCCGAGCGGGGAGTGCTCGGCACCTGAGGGCCGGTGGCCGGGCGACGGCCGGTCGCGCGTACCTGCTCGCGTTGCGGGACATCAGGCACCGTTTCATCCTGAGCGTGTGTCTTTCCTCACATATGTCTCGCAGGTTGCGCAGGTACCGGTCCGCTCCCTGATCGCACGAGCCGGGGAGCCGCTGCCATGACCGCCCGTACCACGGGGAGGTCGCGCACCCACTGCGCGGTCGAGTTCCAGGCGCTGCCCTCACGGATCGGGCAGGTGCGCCGGATCGTCGCCGCGCAGCTGCGCTACTGGCGGCTGGAGCCGCTCATCGACGCGGCCGCGCTCGGTGTGACCGAGCTGCTCACCAACGTCCACAGGCACACCGGCTCCGACAAGCACTGCACCGTGGAGATCGTCTTCCGCAGGGACCATCTGACGGTGTCCGTACGGGATCACGACCCGCGTCTGCCACGGGTGCGCTCCGCCGAGCCGTCCGCGACCAACGGGCGCGGGCTCGCGCTCATCGCAGCCGTCAGCGCGAGCTGGGGCATGCGGGCGCAGAACGACGGCTCCGGGAAGGTCGTCTGGTTCACGCTGCCCGTCGCGCTGGGCACGCCCCCGCCGCGTGCGGGGGGAGGTGCGTCGGCGGCGTCCGGCGAGGCCGGGGTGCCCGCGCTCGCGGGCGCGGCCGGTACGGCGACGAGCGCGGGCACGGGCACGAGCGCGGGCACGGGTACGGGCTCTGGTCCCGGGTCTGGTCCCGGGGCTGGTCCCGGCGGCGGCGCGATGGACTTCACGGCCGAAGGGGTGCCCGGCACGGTGTCCCAGGGCCAGGTCGTCACAGGGCCGGGTGTGGCCGGGCCAGGCATGACCGGACCCGGCATCACGGGTCTGGCGTAACGGGTCTGGCATCACGGGTCTGGCGTAGCGGGTCTGGCGTAACGGGGCCGCGCTCTCGCCGATGCCGGGTCCATGCCGCCGAGCCCACTCGGCCGCAGCGAACTCGCCCCGTCCGCCTGCGAGTTGGAGAGCGGACGGCCCAGGACGTGCGAGGACGGCGCACGGGCGGCTGCCGTACCCGCCCACGCACGGCAGCCCGCTCACACGCCGTCCCCACCGCCTCGCACGGACCGCGCTCACTCGGAGGCCACGGCACGCAGCACATTCAGCCGTGCCGCCCGCCGCGCGGGCCGCAGCCCCGCGACCAGTCCGGCCGCGACACCCACGAGGGCCACCAACGCCAGCCGCCCCGGCGGCAGTTCGAACGCGGCCGTCCCGGCGCTGTCGGCGGCACGCACCAGCGCCCAGCCGAGGAAGCCGCCCAGCAGCAGTCCGCCGAGGGTGCCGAACGCCGCCGTCAGCAGCGACTCCCAGCGCACCATGGCCCGCAGTTGCGCCCGTGTCTGCCCGACGGCACGCAACAGGCCCAGTTCACGGGTGCGTTCGTGCAGCGCCAGGGTGAGGGTGTTGGCGATGCCCAGCAGCGCGATGAGGACCGCCAGGGCGAGAAGGGCGTAGACGAGCGTGAGCATCATGTCGATGCCGGCCGCCGAACTCTCCGCGTACTCCTCGCGTGTCTGCACCGAGGGCCCGCCGTAGGGACGTACCGCCTCGCTCACCGCCGCCTTGCCGTCCTCCGGAGCGACCCCGTCGGCGAAGACGACCGCCAGCAGCGTGTCGGAGTCCTGTGTGCGGTGCGGCTGCCAGGCGTGGCGCCCGATGACGTAGTCGCCCGCCAGTTCGTTGCGGTCGAAGACGGCTCTCACGGTGAAGCGTTCGCGGTCGCCGTCGGTGAAGGCCAGCTCCACGGCCGAGCCGGTGTGCCAGCCGTGCTTGTCCGCCTCGTCGGCGGAGACGGCGAGGCCGTCCGTGCCGAGGGAGCCGAACGAGCCGTGTACGCCGGTCAGTTGGAGGACGTCGCGGAGACGGGCCGGGTCGGCGACGGTCAGCTCCTTGCCGCCGCCCTCGACGCGTGCGACGCCCTTGCCGAGGCCCAGAGCGGTGGACACCTCGGGCAGTGCCTCGACGCGTGAGGCGAGCTTGGGGCTGAGCCCGCTGCCTCCGGCGCCGAACGCGGGTGCGCTGACGGCGACGTCGCCCGCGAAGGAGCGGGAGACGGCAGCGTCCATCGTCGCCTTCGTGGACGAGGCGAAGACGGTGAACAGCGACACCACCGCCACCCCCGTCATCAGCGCGGTCGCCGTGGCGGCGGTGCGCTTCGGGCTGCGCAGCGCGTTGCGCTGGGCGAGCGCCCCCGTGACGCCCCGCAGCCGGGCCACGGGCCTTCCCAGCACCCGTACGGCGGCCGAGGCCGCGGCCGGACCCAGCACCAGGAACGCGGCGAACACCGCGACCGCTCCCGCACCCGCCAGCCACACCGAACGCGGGTCGCCCGCCGCGCCCAGCACCGTCGTCCCAGCGCCCGCCGCCGCGAGCAGCGCACCGGCGAGGGTACGGACGCGGGGCACACGCGTCCTCTCCGCGGACGTCTCACGCAGCGCCGCCAGTGGTGCGGTGCGTGACGCCCGTACGGCGGGCAGCAGCGCCGAGCTCACGCACACCAGCACGCCGACGGCCGGAGGCAGCGCCATGGAGAGCGCGCTGACGACCAGTGAGCCTTCGGGGAACGGGAAGCCGACAGCGGGGAAGAGCGCCTGCAACCCGGCCGCGATGCCGATTCCCCCGGCGAGCCCGGCCGCCGACGCGACCAGCCCCACGACGACGGCCTCGGTGAGGGTGGCGCCGAGCACCTGGCGGCGTGAGGCGCCGAGTGCCCGCAACAGGGCGTTCTCCCGGGTGCGTTGGGCGATGACGATGGCGAAGGTGTTGTGGATCGAGAAGACCGCGACGAGCAGTGCGATGCCGGAGAAGACCAGCAGCAGCGACGTGAAGAGCGTGAGGAACTGACCGGAGATCATCTCCTGGTCCTCCTCGGCGACCCGCTGCCCCGTGACGGCCTCTGCCGACTTCGGCAGGACGGGCTTCAGCGCGTTGACCAGCTCCTGCTGACCGGTTCCCTCCGAGGCCCGCACCTGGATCGACGCGGCGCGGTCCTTCCCCGGCATCAGATACCGCTCGGCGTCGCCGAGGGTCAGGCCCGCGAAGGTGACCTGGCCCATGCCGTCCTGGCCTCCGAAGGACGCCAGTCCGACGATCTTCACCCGTACCGGGTCGGGCGTGCGCAGCGTGGTGGTGTCGCCGATGTGCAGTCCGCCTCGCCGGGCGGCGCCCTTGTTCAGTACGGCCTCGCCGGAACGGGCCGGTGCCCGCCCCTGGGCCAGGGTGTACGGATTCAGCTCGGGGTCGTCGATCCAGTTCCCGGCGAGGGTGGGCGGGCCCTGGCCGCCGACGGGCTTGCCGTCGGCGCCGATGATCTGGCCCATGCCCTCGACCGACGGCTCGGCGGCCGCGACGCCCGGCACCTCGCGGATGCGCCCCAGCACGCCGGTGTCGATCGGCTGCCGGGTGCCCTGGGCGTTGCCCGCCGTGGTGATGACGCTGTCGCTGCGTACGACGGCGTCGGTGCCTGCCGCCGCGTTGCCGAACATGGTGTCGAAGCTGGCGCGCAGGGTGTCGCCCATGACGAGCGTCCCTGCGACGAAGGAGACGCCTAGCAGCACGGCGGCGAAGGTGCCGGTGAAGCGCCGCTTGTGGGTGCGCAGCGAGGCCAGGCTGAGGCGCAGCGCGGCGAGCGCTCCCGCGCGGCGGGTGCGCGCACGCCCGTACGGGCCCGGGGACGCCGGGTGCCCGTGGCCTTCCGGGGCGGGGCCGCCGGGCGCACGGCTGCCCTGTCCCGGGCCGTGGTCGGTGACGGTGGTCATGCCGTCACCCCCG from Streptomyces marispadix includes:
- a CDS encoding DeoR/GlpR family DNA-binding transcription regulator codes for the protein MPGDNQNLLAEQRRALILEELRERGGVRVNELTRKLLVSDMTVRRDLDVLSRRGALEKVHGGAVPLADASTHEPGFEAKSSLERSAKEEIARAAAAMAKPGSAIALSGGTTTYALAQHLTEVPDLTVVTNSVRVADVFHAASRRAGNGTHAGTATVVLTGGVRTPSDSLVGPVADAAIRTLHFDVLFLGVHGISTEAGLSTPNLAEAETNRHFVGSARRVVVVADHTKWGTVGLSSFASLEDVGTLVTDGGLPQGARERIREHIRELVVAGGPEEAAPDGRAADGA
- a CDS encoding ABC transporter permease, translating into MTTVTDHGPGQGSRAPGGPAPEGHGHPASPGPYGRARTRRAGALAALRLSLASLRTHKRRFTGTFAAVLLGVSFVAGTLVMGDTLRASFDTMFGNAAAGTDAVVRSDSVITTAGNAQGTRQPIDTGVLGRIREVPGVAAAEPSVEGMGQIIGADGKPVGGQGPPTLAGNWIDDPELNPYTLAQGRAPARSGEAVLNKGAARRGGLHIGDTTTLRTPDPVRVKIVGLASFGGQDGMGQVTFAGLTLGDAERYLMPGKDRAASIQVRASEGTGQQELVNALKPVLPKSAEAVTGQRVAEEDQEMISGQFLTLFTSLLLVFSGIALLVAVFSIHNTFAIVIAQRTRENALLRALGASRRQVLGATLTEAVVVGLVASAAGLAGGIGIAAGLQALFPAVGFPFPEGSLVVSALSMALPPAVGVLVCVSSALLPAVRASRTAPLAALRETSAERTRVPRVRTLAGALLAAAGAGTTVLGAAGDPRSVWLAGAGAVAVFAAFLVLGPAAASAAVRVLGRPVARLRGVTGALAQRNALRSPKRTAATATALMTGVAVVSLFTVFASSTKATMDAAVSRSFAGDVAVSAPAFGAGGSGLSPKLASRVEALPEVSTALGLGKGVARVEGGGKELTVADPARLRDVLQLTGVHGSFGSLGTDGLAVSADEADKHGWHTGSAVELAFTDGDRERFTVRAVFDRNELAGDYVIGRHAWQPHRTQDSDTLLAVVFADGVAPEDGKAAVSEAVRPYGGPSVQTREEYAESSAAGIDMMLTLVYALLALAVLIALLGIANTLTLALHERTRELGLLRAVGQTRAQLRAMVRWESLLTAAFGTLGGLLLGGFLGWALVRAADSAGTAAFELPPGRLALVALVGVAAGLVAGLRPARRAARLNVLRAVASE
- a CDS encoding PLP-dependent cysteine synthase family protein codes for the protein MKEAVRKVQADSNRSADTHLLSFPLPEQWGVDLYLKDESTHPTGSLKHRLARSLFLYGLCNGWVRPGKPVIEASSGSTAVSEAYFAKLIGVPFIAVMPRTTSREKTRLIEFHGGRCHLVDDPRTVYEVSAALAAESGGHYMDQFTYAERATDWRGNNNIAESVYEQMRLERFPEPAWIVATAGTGGTSATIARYVHYMQYDTRVCVPDPENSCFFDGWLSGDNDASSDGSSRIEGIGRPRMEPSFLPSAVDRMMKVPDAAAVAAVRALERATGRRAGGSTGTGLWSAMKIVSEMYAQGRTGSVVTLLCDPGERYLDKYYSDDWLAAQGLDIEPYSLTLSTFLATGDWTG